From the Bradysia coprophila strain Holo2 chromosome X unlocalized genomic scaffold, BU_Bcop_v1 contig_12, whole genome shotgun sequence genome, the window gccgtccccaaaattttttttcgcaatttcggtccataatcatcacctttttccatgcatccatttaatgtcgttttgaaggtatttaatttcacagtgcgtttttgattttttttcgcacttgggctttttcaccttttttttcgcacgctacagagcttagtacctttaagaaaggctaaattttataaataaaaactttgcacaaaCCAGGAGTTGAACACCcaactagaggtgtgcgccgatcttaaaatagtcggcggcggtgcgccgactggtaagggatcggcggcggcgcaccgaaagaaatttatagtcggcggcggtgcgccgatcggcgcgccgataaatttacaaaaaatctaaactttcgaaaataatgcaaaaacatttgaaaaagcgtgcgcaatcctttttccgaacactgaattcttactatcttgcgatctgaagtatcaacTACTTTtacaaggggaatcaactgagacgtatctcaccttttatattttgaatgtacaattACTGACCTATTATCttaaaaacatctaatttaatgaatccaagaatgattagtgagtttgcgtaaatgacacataagctataagtcaacttataagttggaaattttaagtcacatcgTCATACTAGATGTTTTGCAGGTTTCTTATTTctaacttataatttatgtcatttacgcaaactcactactattatctttcgatttatgcaataaccgttcccgttgcctttagtccatcttcgatgtaggagtgagatcgtagtagaaagttttcgcaaataagagaattagataaacttaaatttataagtaataagtgtaTAGACTACGGTGTTACTGCCAGCTACAATGTGCAGATGACACCAGCTTGTTCATCACAGATGACACGTCAAATATAAACCAACGTCACGCTGAATTCACGACCCATAAGCGATTCATTCggaaatttctattgaacaAATCGTCGATCACGCAGCGAGCCGTACTTAATAGTTCTTTCGTATCGAATCATAGCCGGAGAATTCCGTCTGTAAAGTAGATTATGTGTCGCATAGTTGTCAAAGTGTAGTCAACCACAATATGTAAGTTTTCATAGTTTAGCTGTGTACTGTGTACATAACCTAATTTCGTGGAATTCAGAATTTGTAGCTTTACATCAAGTacatcacaacaataaatcGTTTCGTATCATGACCGCTCGATTGCTTACTCAATTCCTCTGATTACATCCCGATTAGCAAGACACAAAATCGACAGTCCCTTCCCCGTGGAATCAACATACGGTAATAAGGTTttatttcccaaattttgtacataaagcagctaaaaattgaaaataaagatatccgtgtctcgtcttttgacgaaaaaacttgaaaccggaaagattttccactttataaattcctgaagcATGTGATTtccgccattttccacccgaATTCTACATACGGTCTTgagtttgccactttacaattacagtagtattcacccagttttgactgatgcactgaattttgttctctttcttcttcctcttatctGCATCAACAGGCAATAAGAGAAACGTCGTCTGCCGTATGCCGCGCTCCATTCCATTGCACAGGAGatagagtaacgtacccaagggttcacgttaagtgaggatacagaaaagacaaatgttgtttcgacctcgggtatcgatggcggtcccaggccagcgtgatctgaccatcctcagttgtatgttttaacaaaaaactcctttctacgcatatagaaacatagcagcatatagaaacctgacttataaattaagaaagataaacatttgctaaaaccttgtactcaggcgcacacttttgtatagatttttcaatttaagtttatattgccgcccattaaaatggctgaaagcactaaacgtataaaatttcggcgcgacgaaaatacaatcggcggcggcggtgGCGTGAGCTAtaatttttcggcggcggcgcgccgaaaatttagcaaaaaatcggcggcgcgccggcgtaaaatcggcggtgcacacctctacaCCCAACACCAAGATTTttccaaacaccaagcaacgaccatagccattcggctacagagtcacacaattattcagaacgtattgttgaagcgtacatactaagcattgactacttgattttatttagcacgtctctatacatcacattgcaatgtgtagtgcaggttgcttgatcgttcaaatgaattcatgtttgcatgtgaatgtttggtagaaattttggtaatattttgcattggaaaggtgattatggcccgaaattgcgaaaaacgttgtatctaccacggtaggtatgccggtattttttcgcacacgacgtcttgtcgacctcggcttcgcctcgggtcgacaatcgacatctagtgcgaaaaaattccttcatacctaccttggtagataaataacaattaataaaacatttttggtagtggacttgcgtcacgctcgcttactaacgtgcgggcatgatttgGCTCtaagtttgcttcagctgcATCATAGTGTTATGAtcagagatagagagagagagagagaaccGAAGACTATTTTGATTGGAAGTGCCTTTGgatacttgtcaaagtattgaTATGAGCGAGaagaccgaagaccagtttattataacttgccttagggtcacgacagagtaaagttaaccaggcagaaGCGCTGACTAGACTGGggcctgaataatctagtacaacctatattttttgagaatataattttgcaatttatgTCCACTCATACAGTCACACTTCTTATGCGTGCTTTATACTGTTAAATACCATTATCATGAAGCGTATGAAACGTTTATGAATACGCAGTGTGTtggtatgagtggaccagttTGTAAAATTTAGTCACAAAACGAAATGATTCCATCGAAATTACGCATCGATTGGATCATCGAACACCTAGAATTGAGAAAAGTGTGATTCTATGTCAAGTTTTAAATGTAATTGTAGAGGTTATGGTGtcagatcaaattttattgaaattaaaaaatagtttcacaaTTACAAACgaacagaatttttaatttttacattcCACATTTAGCTGTATATTTACCTAATACAGAACATCCGCGTTAAATCCGAGCTTCATAGTTTCGTCATGTACACACGTTACGATTTTCAAAGCAGCCTCGCACctgcaaataaattgaaattgctaAGAAGTCTGTCCAAAGGCTATTTTTACTGCCGCTTACTTGTCTTTGTCTGTTATCGTTTTGCACTTTCCAGCTATATCTTTACTGACGTCTTTAAACAATTTACCATCCTTGTTTTTGGTGGCTGGGTCCATTAtcatattcaatttattcggAACTAATTTATTGGCCTTGTCCATCTGATAACGATAATGCAATTGATTTATACAAacagatttcatttcatttcatttatttttcataattataaTAAACATAACAAGTGACCTGCGTAGTTCCAGTTTGtaaacaattctaaggagctacttTATTACACATTATTATATTCAATAGATGATAACCGAGTGCGTTATCatctatttttatcaaaaatatctatttatgcaattcagtgagcgAATTCGATACTTACGCAGGTGTGCAGTGTCATATGAACCAGTTTTATTTCATCCAAAAAACAATGCGGCAAAAATTTATCGCACGCTAAAtgagtgcgaaaaaaaatttatcgcaCCCAAAATACATCGACACGATCATAATCATATTCATCAAATGTAATAACAACTGTTATGAATACTAttagaacaaatgtttttgcaaCAGTTGTAACACGTTTTTCAGTAGATGTGAATTTCAGATTcagtatttttttgtgaaaattttgtttttatggttTGTTTTGTAGTCTTGGGGAattcactgaattgcataaaacgttgtatgaaacaaaaatcgtatgatggtattttatcgcacacgatgtcttgtcaacctcagcttcgcctcggattgacaatcgacatctagtgcgataaaataccatcatacgatttttgtttcataaataaccatttcgtatgaaggtatttttttcgCACCATAGATGTACATTGTCAAACCGAGTCGAATTCAAGGTTGACCggacacatcgtgtgcgcgtGCGCTAAAGTACCTTCATAGGGTTCGTGATTTGTCACTGTTAATCGGTCCTGGTCGCATATTATGATAGAAAAAAGTCATTGTTGTCTTACCAGTcctaatttttctaaataacaTGCGCCTAAACATTTGACTTCCTGCGGTGAAAGATCTTGAAGAGAAGAAATGTCTTTTCGACATTCTGCTGTCTTCTTATCAAGTTGTTCTCGATTTTCTGAAGCCTTTTCATACGGAcccaattttatcaaattcgtttatttcattccAAAAAACACACATACCGAAGTTACTGAAGCAACCGCAATCGATacaaaaacaaagcaaaatagtaaattcattttgataatttatttattcaaatttcgtaaaaagactTTGATTTTCCTCGCGCTTGCAATAGCTTATATATAGCAATTACATAACTAAAAGTTTGTTagcgaaaaaaatcattaaaaattttatcgatCTTTTATGAAGGAAGCGCACTTTTATCAATGTTCCATCTGTTCATTAATTATAACATAACGGCTATAAATGAAACGATGGAACATTGATAAAAGTGCGCTTCCTTCATAAATGTGGCTTTATCAACTTATAATATGTGTTGAATTGTCTTAAAAAGACGGTTAGCACAATTAGTTTGACAAAAGTGTTTAAGATTTCATTCGATATCATTCTTTCATAAAGGTTAGTTTCATCGTTTGGGCTCACGCCGATCACATTTATACTGGTATTGCTATATTGCTACTattggatctattacttcatttgatacaCACACATACGCGCACATACATTCGCACAGTCACACattcatacattttatgtcGTTTAAATTATTCGAACTTATTGTTCATCGTCACAGCCACTGTCTTTGTATTGTTCGTATTCgtccatttttcgttttatctGGAAAAATAGAAAGATAGACAATTGTTTTAAGTTGCTGTCAATTGTAGTTCACAGACACATGAAGAAACGTTTCTGCAACTGCGCTGCAAAAAGTGAACGTTTTAACGCCTACTAATTTTTACTAAGTCaccatcggcttcgcctctcTCGATTAACTCACAtctagtgaaaaaaaaaaacaaccacttttcgcaacttgttgcataaataactaatgTAGGACGAAGTGTAACACTAATTTATTGGTCACGAGACTTCTTTACGATATAACTACCAACACACATACATGTAGGAGACCTTCGTGGCATATTTCAAAACTCCATCTACCCCACCGTAGTTTGCAGACTTCGAACGTTCTCCTCGAGCCGTGTCAATCGAGTGTCAATTCAGTTGTCCATGGCCTGGATTTGATTGGCCATTGTCTGGATTCGGTTTTGGGTtcctttgaaaaaagaaagaaacgaAATAGGACACTTGTTAGGTTATGAAGATGAACACAAACAATGGCTTCAGAGCAATTATGAAAGCATGTCCCCAGACCAGCtctcagttttttttgtcaatctggtacttcgtttttttttcgagaactatttgtcaaaatttgtgtttgtgAGTGTCTTAACATGTTCTTTCTTAagtttcagaaccttggaatCAACAAACGTAACTGTGCTAATGTGGTACATACCTCCGAAGAAATAATCAAGTTTGGAAGACACAACATTAAGcgtaatacaaaaaaaaaaaacaatcacagCTAATGTGCTGATCTGAACATTACTTTCActaaacaaatccatttttacaattaaagtaaataaaaaaagtatcGAGTcgacatttatttttgttgatatttttgacCCTTTTGACAGTTGCGGAAGGTCCTGTAGGTGACAGTAATTTTGTAAATCAGATCGACTCTttgaacatttaattttaccGATCACTATCTTCCtggtttttgaatattttgagcCATGACCGAAgccaatttccattttgttcAATTGGAATGAATCTCATAAACTAACGATATAATAGAAGTGCGAACGCTGCTGTCTTGGAGCGAGGGGAGTCATACCAAAGCATAcacttaattaattttgatttttttgtgtgtttttttggGTACAAGGAGGACAAAAAATCATCTTTTTCAGCATGCCACTGTTGGAATGGTCCCTCATAGGAGGAATGTTCTATTTTTTAAACTCATCTGTCAGTCAAGTAatcggaggcaaaacggagtgCTGAGTGTGGATTGTGACACCAACATAGCTGTTGAGGTAGGAATTCGGAAAGGGATGTTAAACACATCGATGCTCATTTGGTTATGCAGTTGTAgggattttatttgtttggaaTGAATGTGTATGAAGTTCTGTCAGACCCTAACTTTGTTGAACTAGCAATCCAAAAtttagccaaaaatatttttattaaatttcacaTAGACTCAGATCGCAACATCATCTTTCACAggcgatttttctttgcaACACTGGTCCTTAGCAACAAATATAGAGATGCGTTCCGCATGCGTAATTTGTACAAATTCCAACGATGACTGacaacaaaacatttcgaaCAAAGTGACTACCATCTTGGTTTTATCTAAAGAAAAGCGCATTGGCCATCCCATTTAAATTGACGCGAACGCAACATACTTtttttccactagaaaattcCCAAGATATCAGATTTATTCATAAACTAAAAGATGCTTTGGCGGCGGTAAAATAAGTTAGCGCTTTCGCTTTGGCGGCGTTAAAATAAGTTAGCGCTTTCGCTTTGCCGGAGCTAAAATAAGTTAGCAACATATACAAAAGTTAGCGGGAAGACAGACcgtttgagaaaacttttggGCTAACTTAACGTTCGTATGCAAAGTCTATTTCGCCAGTGGATACGATCGTCATAAAAACTACTGATTCTACTGACTACTGACCAAAATGTAAATTAGGGCGTGAGTGTCATGTGTTTATTAAACCAAACGTCCGAATCAAATTAAAGTGTTTTGGAATAATTTCCTACTTTTAATCGCTAAACATAAACACGAAGCAAATTACTGCTTTTTGTGTAAATCGAAtcatttaccatttttttatgATCATTATTCTGATTAAAAAACAATATTGCGTGATGCTACTGTTACTCGTCATGAAATATAGAATCAAAATACACATCGTCTGCATCCAATaagattttatgaaaaaatgatttttacttcaaatttCAGAAACAACAAGATACAACTAAACAAAAGGTATTTCTGCTAGAACTTTCgacaaaaatatcatttttcttcctgtataccaaaaccgtcacattcactcaccaaatttagtaccgaaagagcaacattctcccctactattttctctcaattttcattcccgcttatgtcattttcgatcctatctttattctttcccaaatgtgtcaagttgttgtatgtacgcgaatgtagtgtttttagtgttttgtgacaatgaattcataaggattgctttcagcattcatacggactgctttcggcattcctacagattgcttatttttcgacatttgtgagaatacatgcacacggaacggacttctttaggcattcatacggattactttcggcattaatatggaatgcttttgcaccggtatgttgttatgttttgttcggaatgtgactttggtactccaggaagaaaaatagtatacaaaccacggatcaaaaaggtgtgttttagacccaggtggtgaaaacgtccagggatggagcgacgcgaagcgaagcggtatgtaacatactattctTTATATAATCCCTTTCACAGTGGTTAACAATCACAGGAATGATGTCCAGTCAACGGCGATCGCATAAATCCGGTAATGCATTTTTAGTGGAGAATGACTGTACAAAGTTAACAGGGGTGTaattagaacaatttttattgtggctgcttagaacatttttgattttcgtatcaGCAGCCgtgttgaatgtcgttcaacaacatcgactcgttttttaattttctaattgttatagttttcggcaacaacgataacttttaattgtcttcggcaattgcctaaaatcgatggtattttacgacaatttttatggtaaggacctaattaaaaagtttcttttttgttctcCTGACAAGTTTGGCAGTTGTAGCAAAACAAAGCTATGAATTAAGGTCTCATTCGTGTTGCTATGGAAATTATGCCTGATGGAGAAGTCATGAAAACTTTGCTTTGACTGAAGATGAAAATGTTGCAACTTTTAGAACCTCACATGTACTTCTTGAAacacttttcgaaatatcCGCTCTTTGTATCGTCTTTGATCTATTATTGTCACTGGGAAACGTCAAAGTataacattttcgattttttttttcaacccaTTAAAGCCATTTTGGTACGTCATCAAAgacaaattacttttatttgaAACTGTGTGtgaaattacaaatatttgcTGAAAAAGTGAGTTTCCcatgtttaattaattaatttgaaattttgatttaatttgccaatatcg encodes:
- the LOC119067511 gene encoding general odorant-binding protein 56a-like — encoded protein: MNLLFCFVFVSIAVASVTSASENREQLDKKTAECRKDISSLQDLSPQEVKCLGACYLEKLGLMDKANKLVPNKLNMIMDPATKNKDGKLFKDVSKDIAGKCKTITDKDKCEAALKIVTCVHDETMKLGFNADVLY